A region of the Silene latifolia isolate original U9 population chromosome 9, ASM4854445v1, whole genome shotgun sequence genome:
CAAAACACCAATAGGAACTTCACCGTTCCGGTTGGTGTACGGGAAGCCTTGCCATTTGCCGGTTGAGTTGGAGCACAAAGCACATTGGGCCATCCGACTCCTAAACTTTGATTTGAAGAGCGCCGGAGAGAAGCGGCTACTTGACCTCAATGAGCTTGAAGAATTTAGActagaggcttatgagagctctagATTGTATAAGGAGAGGACCAAAAGATTCCATGACAAGGCCATCATTCGAAGAGAGTTCAAGGAAGGAGAGTTGGTTCTCCTCTTTAACTCAAGGTTCAAGTTGTTCGCGGGAAAGCTCAAGTCTAAGTGGTCGGGACCCTTCACCGTGGTCCGAGTCTTTCCACATGGCGTCGTTGAGGTATACGATGGAGATCAATCCTTCAAGGTGAACGGGCAAAGGCTCAAGCACTACATCGCCGGAACCCCTATAATCAAGGATGTGACCTCCACCGCTACCTCTCTTCAAAATTATTGATTGTTATTCATCACtccgtcgagcctacgacataaaacaagggcgctacatgggaggcaacccatggaATTTGTATATAGATTGCATTTTTGGTAGTTAGTCGTTGTATTATTCATTTTTGAAGGCCTGACGATGGGAAGGAGGGCCGGCGGCCGGTCGGCTGACCGGCGCCGAGGCATCTTGAATTTTGGAGgtcgaaaattttgaaaatgaagtgAGGAGGACGCTGGGTCGGCTGACCGGCGCCGAGACATGTCTATTTTGACACAAAAAATCGATTTTTTGAAAAAATGCTGTATGACCGAGAGCCGGTCGATCGGCGGCCGGCACCCAGCCGGCTCCCAGCCCTTTTTCCGCCTTCTATATATTTACTCACCCACCCTTTTTCCCACCACTCTCTaaaattcactctctctctctacattccctcaacatcaaatcctctctaATTCCCCAATACAACCCACACAAATACTTCCCTTTTCACCTTGCTTGAAGATGGCTTCCAAAAGAACAAGGGCGGACACGGCTAGGGCCATTGAGGAGTCGGCTCAATTCGGGGTGGCACAAGTGACGGATacctcaccggatcccgacttcTCTAATCTGATTTTTGCCTCCGGTACTCAAAAATGTAAGTTCCTCTTATTTAAAAATCGTCCCATTCATGCTACTAAATTCATTTGTAGCCAAACAATGAAGGACCTAGGGATAGATACCGATGCTAAGAAATTGTTTAGAGGGGTGGGAATGGGATTCTTGTACACCCTTAAGCGATTGACTTACCCTTGCCTTACTTGGGAATTTTTGAGCTCGCTTCAAGTTGACAAGAGGAGGAGTACCGGGGAAATTGTTGAGATTCGTTTCCGTCTTATGAACCGAAACCACACCATGACCTTGAAGAGGTTTGGGAAGGCTTTTGGTTTGAACTACATGGACTCTTATAGGGAACCCGCCGACTTTCATCATTCTAGGGTTTGGGAGGCTATTTCGGGTAAGCCCGACCCCTCGGTAGGAAAAAGGAGTGCCAACTTTATTCATTTTCCGGCTATAAGGGTTTGGCATCGATTTATGGGGTGGACCATCTTTGCTAGGAGTGAGTCGTGGTCCGTAAGGACCGATGAACTAAATATCCTTGGCTCTTACCTTTTCCAAAAGCCCAAGCCGTTCCAAATTAACATTGCTCACCACTTTGTGCTACACCTTCGGAAATTGGCTAATTTCCCGGACCAAAGTGTGGGAATTTTTGTGGGTGGGATGATTACCCAATTGGCTAAGGATATTGGTGGGTTTGACGAGTCTTTGTACAACCCGGTTCAAGAACCAAATGTCTTATCAAAATTTTACTTGACCCACTCTTTGGATTGGTTCAAAGTTGACCCCGCCGATAATCGTGAATATTGGCAAATTGATGACAAGGATTCAATTGTCCTTCCAAACACTAAGGAAACTACTATCAAGCAAGACCAATCAACTTACCTCCTCACCATACGTGAGCGTGACCACACCGGGGGTGCCCGGCAAACTCTTTCTCGGCGAGAGCGCCATGGCCCGACTTCGGAATCTCACCCATCCACCTTTACCTCTTTGCCACAACAATTTGACACTCACTCTATGCCTTCAACGTCTCAACAACCGAGCTATCAACACCCTCCCCTTGACCCTACTTTGGTAGGGTACTTTGACAACTTAAACTTGGCGTTGggtgaaatgaaaagtgaaatgaATACTCGGTTTGACGCGGTTGACCGAAGGCTAGACCACATCTACTATAACCAAGGAGTAGGGAATTACCCTATTTATGATGATTATGCCCGCCGCGGGTTTGTCACGAGGGACGGGCCGCACCCGGATTACTTCCAATGGCCCACGCACGGATACACCGCGCCGACCATTCGTGGAGGGTTCCACATGCAGTCGGATTACTTCGGTAACCCGGCCTTTCCTACTCCCGTGGTTCATCAAGAGAGTGGTGAGTGGTTTAGTGGAGTGGCTCTTACGTTTCATGGTGACGCGGGGGCGTCAGGGTCCGGAGGAGGGTGGAATTTGAGTACCGATGATGACGTTCTTCGTGACGGGGGTAATGATGATTTCAATTTGGATGATGATATTGATTTTGAGAATTGAGTTGGTGAAGTGGAGAGGGTACTTTCAAATGTGAGCTCTTGGCAATGGTGGCTTCCTATGCATCTCGTTCCTTGACCCTTTGTTAGTATTTCATCTCTccatttcttgaaaattggtaATATTTCTTGTTGGTGGGAAGAGTAGAGTGGCTCTTGGAATCCCTAGCCTTGCACCATCATAAGGCTTATGCTCccgtttgaaaatccaaaatgacaagtacGATCTCTCCCGTTTTATCCAAATTTCTCATTCACGtttaaatttccgcatgcatttagttgataaatcatttagttgcatcatataggattgcattagatttcaattttgtaatatattgtcacatgtagtaattgcattcacttagcataaattgcattgtcatttaaattttgcatatagaatagagcatgcattgcattttcaaaataaaaaccaactaaaaattgaaaaatgaccaaaaatcaccaaaaacatgttattttctttccctaaattgccctcccatgtctataaataagtgtggggagggcctaaaaaaaaaaacaaataaaaacatgcttttaatttGAAatccctccacacatttatttccatttggaagtaatgtaaataaataagtgtggggagggagttcttatatcaaaaatcaacaaaaatatgtctttttaatttttcaaaaacaaaaatcacaaaaacatgttattttcttttcaaaaattaaaaatacaaaaatatgttccttcctttttccttttcactccctatgcttttgtccattgaggacaatgtacatttcaagtgtggggagggaaatatccactttgtgaatattgtttatatttgttcaTACCATTATATGCTTGTAAATTGGAGAAAAttcaagaaaatgcctaaaaattgaaaaatttctgaaaaattcaaaaaaaaatttgcattgtatatatatgttttgtctaaccttcGGCATGGTgcattgaccacttgaggcaaaaaggagctagaagaccgcttggtataatccttcctatctcttactccttttactattctttctttttggtatcttggatattttgaaggagaatgggaattttgttgctttgggtgtctccttgggagaccgtttggaattttggagttgatgtgctgctaggtttagccaatttgttgcacgtttcatttcatgtttgtttaaattcccgcatgcatttgttcacatgtatatacttgttgcgtttctttctttttgcattgagtttgtaaataAATTTTTGGGAAAGAACATGGtcaaggaagggaaccaagtacccccatgatgagcttatgtgcccaattgtgcctttcccctcctcgtgactcgcacccgtggcctcttagttagccgaggaaggagggcttgaccaacgagtctagaccgatcttgtgagacctagggccgtagactagacctttggctcgacttaactactcaaaggtaagggtagagcctcctagggtgggtacattcataccccgccctcatctaggtttgagagtaggcctcctcgcgaggcgtgtcacatcactacgcataagtgtgtcgcatcgtccttagaccatgaaattgcattacatttttgtgcacatgatatgaagCATAAATCAGTTTTTATgaacctcacaatagccaaatagCCATGTTTTCTCCCCTACATCgtttccctttttgattcaccccctttgagcttagccttttcatttggcaaacccacttaaaatagctacattcccataaccacccttccttaatcaagaattggtcggtttttgtagttgtgttgtaggaggtgatttgggtcgtgATGGTGGATGGCTTGCACGTCCACTTGGGTCGGATTTCGATGTGAaattggttttgtatataaaataagaggttgtaaattgtaatgaaaaaacaaatagaaaagtaaaaaaaaaaaaaaaaaaaaaaaaaaaatagaaaagtaaaaaagtcatgaaaaaccaaaaaaaatgagttgtgtgttgtatatatttgtttgttgtcaagaaaaagaaaaaggcaaaGCAACACCCCACCTCATCATTAattggggtagaaaaagccgttgctaaataaaagggcaaattgatgtttttccaaagatgagtcgggtttacacattttttgcatggcttgggaaaccgagtcgttgttacggtgtagacgttaccatttgttgaaataaaaggagttttatcaaatttttcctacttgagttgggtttatgcaatttttgcatagttttggtcatcaatgctatgttagggcatagacgtgtctcatgtgttgctaTCTTAggcctttttcttgcattttgctCCATATTCCCGCTACTATCGATTCCGGTGCTCTATTGTAGGTAATTGAGCTAGCTTGAGGAAGTTTGGGAAGAAACAAGGCACAAGAGGAAGAAAGCAAGGAAGAAAGaggaggaaaagacgaagagCGACCCTGAGCCGGGTAGCCGGCCGCCGGCCGACCGGCGGGCTGTCATATTGCCAATTTCGAGCTTCAAATTTGGGATTCCTCGGCGCCGGATGGGCAGCCGGCCGCCGGTCGACCGGCTGGCGGTCACTGCTACGCGTGTTTTGTATTAATTTCCCCTTTTTGTAACTTAAGTAGGAggacactataaatacccccaaaAATTCGGTGTTttgacacacaaccctagatctgagttATTTCCCTTTCCAAGTTTCAAACTTTGCTAATTATTtcactaatctttccctaatctttccttaattagtctagttcttcaattaattagtaattggagttgggttgtaagaagaatTGAAGGTTCCTCCTTCTTTAATTTCCTATCCTAATTCCTTTCTTGCTATttgattggtattatttctctcctatttccatttgtttacattttgttcttccttCAAGTTTTTGATTGTTcatgttaaaattgttgttgttgtttgtttgttgttcctattttcatcattgttcatctttgtattgttcatctttcctttgtttctctttcatttgttcatccttgggtagttgtcctcaaagacttaatctttgagttgatttggttaaagattgtgtcttttggtttaatcaaccttgttattagattaaatcatctttccttAAACCTATTgttagattgttgcatgtttagtagtaagattcatcttctcaccatgtttgtgaccaaagtttccatctttattgttcattttgcaattaggaccatgattagtgagtagtctccttctaggactcggtttgacccgatatgGGTAGTTTCACTAACTAATTGTCACtaaggctaatttgtggggaaaattggtgagggtagtttagaggatttTTCATGCTTAAGGTTTGGTTTCCGGGTAGTGTCGACTTttgacccttgaccaccaacgagagttggttaggttgttagtTGGGTATTTGGGAACCCGtccttgtcaccaactaaggttgagaccgaaagggagaaccgaggaagggtgcctctagactagtgtttgaaatcgaccctcgagagagggagtgggatgacccggaatacgatgagggtttaatgaccttgaccatttacttgaccaccttgggaaaatgcatgttcttggggtCGTCGGGTTTTGAGTTGGGGATTCCggctttcgaacccgagaggggggtcagCCGGggtagctagtgtcctatttcgaacccgagagggaggtcttaggcgaattagagtcatCTCCCCCTCACCTACttaccccttttgattagcctagacgattagtatgtggaattactcaTATTCATGGTCGGACCGAGTTctagtccttctctttatttgatttaCCCTTTTATCTTTAGCttgtttttactttattttgttgtTTGTCTTTAAATTCGATAGTTTAGCGCTAGTTTGTTACCAACCCACTTTgttatttatcgacttagctaaaccggtgaattagaacgattagtactccacctactccttgtgggatcgacccttttaagtgtacaacgataaaatcgtgcacttgcgaggtttaacttgagaccatcaaccatccggtccctctgctttctttgaccccgtcttccttaacgcctttctaacttcactcttttgtattctacgcacagtGTGTAGGAATTAGCAATTACGAATATTTATTAAGTTTGTCTTATTATACTATATTTTTTCATATTGATTATATATGTTTATTTAAAGTAAAATAGTAAATATATGTCTCGTTAAAAAGGTATGTCATgcgttgattttttttttcttttttaccgATACAATTCAATAGTCTATCAATCTAGCCCTAGATACATTTCATACTAGCGTATGATTTTATACTCGGTTGTTCCATTCAtcaagattctttacctattatGTTTTTGTCATATTCGACAAATTCTTtacattttctttttttgggtcACATATATTTCTAAAGCTGTGGTTAAATTTGAGTTTCAGGATTTAGGAAATGGAGTAGCATCACTCATAGAGGATGCTGGATATGATGAGAAAGCGGAAGTTGAGTACGACCATGACAAGGGGTAGACCCACCTAGTAGCAAGGGGTGGCGCCCGTTACtccaaacataaaaaaaacatgGTTTAGAAGACGAATTTTTGCTACCCTAATTATTGCTGAATAGTAAATAAGTAAATATTATTCCATTAAATGTCCAATAAACAGCTTGTGGTTCAGTGGTAAAGTTTTTGGTTTTCCACCAATTGCCCCGAGTTCAAGTCCCTTTACATGCATATataaaccaattttttttttttggtacccCATACATTAAATCCTGGATCCGCCCCTGACCATGACGCAATACTCAGGTCTAGCATAGTTCTTGATAATCATATACTCCTTTAGGTTTTGCAACACTTCCAAAACTTCACCACATGATGTCAAAACCACATGGGAATTACGCAGTGATAGGATGTTTGATAATTGTACAAGGAAGTTTTCtacaaacacaaattcttgtttcagaccgacacttttggtcttatttgtcagacggataaaatgttgccattttttaagaaaatgtaaccaattaattcacaaaatgttatgactagaggtgtcattttttaccctgaaaatgatgtgaacaataatggtaacatgttatcagaaaataacaacattttattgtaaaatgatgacatgttacccgtcttatttcagaccaaaagcaatggtcttaagaaaaacggaccgtTCTACAAAAGTAACACATCTATTTTTTTAGAAATTACGTAATATTAGTGGTGTTGTATAATTCACATACTCACTATATCtccatcatttgtttaccttttctttttaatgaagACACATTCCCCGAGTTGGTTGGAAGAGAGAAATTCTCGTGTTGATGCACCCCTTCCATTGCCAACAGAAGGCCGATCTTTAGCTTGGAAAGGTGCGAGGACAAAATATGTATTGTCGAAGAAGCGTGCTTCTTTTACTGGAGCTCTTGCCAAGGCCGTACGCCATCTACGATACCTGTTGTAATTACTTTTTAAGACATTTTTCAATCCTGTTACAATTTATCTTTTTCCGGAGTTACATGTAATTCAATAAGGTATTTTCATGTTGAAAAAGCTTCAACTAGATTTAAATCCCATTAAAAATCGTGGGTTTGGAAAAAACTTATGTAAAAACATCAAAATGGAATGCACTTGAAAACAAAGAATAATAATAGTGCACTCATTAGTTTAGCTTTACAAATGAaagttgccatttgttatgactTTCTAGTGCAAAAGAATCAAAATTTAAGTATTACTCTATAAATTTTGTTTGTATCATTGTAAGAGTCGTAAAGCACATGCAACCTCACCCTAGAGGCTAGCGTTGGAAACCCAATCGCAACAAGCTATGCTTAAGACCATCCACAAAGGATATATGTACTGTAAATATTACTTCTTTCGTTCGATTTGATTCCATACGTTCTATTAAAATACACTTTTCAATTCAACAAACGTATAGAATCAAACCGAACAGATGAAGTAGTTTCATGATTTTTGAAAGTATAACTTTATGTAAATTAGGAAggcgtaaaaaaatcaaaatacgTGCCATTGTTCATTTACTAGTGCAGAAGTGAAGAAATATTTTGGTGAATTAGCAAAGGTAAGTAGCAACTCTCAATTTTTTGGTATTAAAAAATCTCAATTAATGGTTTATGTGGTATTACAGAGGTTTGCTACTTTGTACGAAATACTCATTTTTTCGAACCCATAAAGTTTAACTGTTTAAGTGACCATAACTCGTACTTCCAAATTCAGAAAACGAGTTATGGTGACGTATAGTTTTTTTGTCCGaaaaaatgggtattttgtgcaaAATGACAAACCTAAAgtgtaccacgtgaattttccgtaaaattaaaaaataaatggaattaagcaatttttttttttggtgaacaTGGAATTAAGCAAATGATGACAaacaattttgatttttcatattcaTTAGGCCAAACTAAAGATTACACATAATCACTATTTTGATTACACATATCAAAAAAAGGCAATGAATGATCTTGACAATCCGAAGGATAATAATCCTATTCTTAAGTTATTATACTAGTGCTAAACTACCAAAAAAAACGATAGATTACACATGATCACATTGTATTTGCCTTTCAAAGAAGATTTACGTGATTTTTCATATTCATTAcgcaaattttaataaaaaatggCAATGATCTTGAGAATCAGAaagattagtcatattttaaaCATGATTTGTATCATTAATTAAAACGTTATTTTAAAATGCACTTTAGTTTACAAGAAAACAATATAAATAGACCCTCAAAATTTACAAAGTTTCACCCAAAACTAACAACTTAGAATTAAATTCAATCTAAGAATACATTTATAACAATATGTTTTTCTCAATTATAATCGCGCTTGTTCTTTTTACATCTTCTTCTTATGCAAATCAAATAGAATTTGATTATTGTGTGGCCGACCCAACCCTTCCTCACCGACCGTCGGGTTACTCATGCAAAGACCCGACAAAGGTCACAACCGACGACTTCTCATACTCGGGTCTCCGAACACCCGCAAACACCTCCAACATTTTTAAATTCGGTGTCTCGTACGCCTTGTTAGATCAATTCCCGGCCTTAAATGGTTTGGGCCTATCCATGGTCCGAGCAGACATTGATGTAGGAGGGGCTGGACCCATTCACGCCCACAGAGTCGCTGAACTTGCTATAGTGACCGAGGGTACGATTATTGCTGGCTTTATTGACACGAATAACAAGCCTTTTTATAAGACAATGGAAAAGGGTGACTTATTTGTGGTCCCACCAGCACTCGCGCATTTTCAGGTGAATGTTGGAAAAATGCCCGCAGTTGTTTATGCTGCTTTTGCTAGCCCCAATCCCGGAGTTCAAGCTGTTGACCTTGCTCTTTTTAAAAACGATTTGCCAACTGAAATTATTCAGAAGGTTACTCTTTTGGATGTCACTCAGATTAAGAAGCTTAAGAATGCTTTTGGTGGTACTAATTAGTTAGTTAGTGAATTAACACTTGTGCTCGTGATAAAAATTCATGTATGATTCTAGTTTACATTAATAATGAGACTTCTATTTTTCCCAATTTCTTTTATGGTAGCAGAGATTTAATATTTCTCAAACAAAATCACTCAAAAGCGCGCTGATGAACTCGAAAAATAAGTTCCTTTAAACGATGAACAATTAAACTAGCAAATAAAACTATCAAAATTAGCTTGTTTAGGGTTCATGCAACTTAAAAAACTTAAAATGAGTGCGTACAATCATTTGAAACCGTAAGTCTTATTTCTTATAATCGTCTCGACATGATGTTTAACTGTTTGAGCAATTTTCATATCGTGTTCTCTCCGAGTCTCATAGATTGGGTTAAGAGTACGTATCAAACAATTTCGAATGTTAGTTAACGTTATAATTTGAATAATATCAAATCTTCATTTAGAACTGATGTTTTTGGTTAATATCGCGTCGAAAAATCGTACAAAATTTCATTTCACATATATGATGGAGTAATTAACTTTATCCAAATTCATGTCAATTGTACAAACTTACTTGATTTACTATACTAGTTTGTGGTCCGCACCCTATCGGGCGCGGTATTATGTTGGTTTACGTTTTTTGGTACAAGTTCTGTTGGTTTACGTTGGCGTTGAACTCTTTTTAACTTAATGTGAATGATTGCTTAGACATGTAAATCAGTTACATGTGGTAGATATAGCATATTGTTGTGTAATTAATTGTCATACGTTTCGCTACGAAGAATACACCAATTACAATATTCCAGGAGATATAGTTTATAGTGGTGGCAAATGTGGAAATGGATTTGTAGGCACTGAAATTTTATTTAAGTATCGAAAATAcagaaattaattaatttgagttaataataaataaattactcaatttaattatttttgtCCCTTTTAAAATCAAACTAGTTTTGTTGCCCGTGAAACTCACGGAGCGTTGTTGGCTATAATTTTTGGTGTTTATAGTTTATTGAGTGTCCATTTTAGGCAAAATTTGCAATGCTATTAGTATACACAACTTTGTTGTTTGTTTGCAAAGGAAAGACATTAATTGTAGTGAGTACGAAATAGTAAGTTAAGCAGTATTACATATAGTGGGTTCAACAATGAAAAAATACGACTTTTTGAATGAAGGGAAACTATTGTTTAGGAGTTAAGCTAGAAAAGTAAGTGGCAAATGTAGACGGAGGAAATACTGTAACATCCcatctaccaaagtgccttaccaatgCCTACCTTGGCAAGTGGAGGTGCTACCATCTCAATTGTCCGAGGTAGTATATATCAAAGATACCATAATGAAACATTTATAAATATAAACTaattttgtgacccgtgaaattcacgggatctTTTGTTTTTTACTATGATATTTTTAGTGAATCAAATCATAACATTCTACAATATGGTTTCATGTTTTACGACTTCTATAAAATCAAGACAAATTAGTTTTTTTGTACAATAGTTTTATGTAAAATCAGAAACTAAAGTGTTATAtagtaaatacttttatcaaaaccatGCCATTATTTGACGTTCTTTTATGAGGGTTTTAAATGGTAAGTGGTGTTACTCAAATCATTTTACGTGATTTGTGATAGGTCAAATATGCGCAAATGAAAgctgattaaaatcaattaataatACAGGTATTCGCATAATCGAAAACTGAAGTAACTCAATGGAAgctgattaaaatcaattaataatACAGATATTCGCATAATCACATTACATGAAACCataatattatcaaacaaagatTGCCAAACATGCAACACCCTCACTAattagattttaaaattttatcaaCAAATCCGAAATTAATATAAAACACACGATTAGAATTGTTGTGACAAAAACTAACATTTCACAGCACCCATAATATTGTAGCTAGTACTGTAATAAATTGCGGAACTAAGAATTTGAAAGGAGCAACTCGTAATAATTGGATCATTAAGTCCTTATACTTCATCCATTAAACAATATTAAGCAAAAATGTGCTTTGACATTTCTCCAAATTTTCCACCTTCGGGATTCAACGGTATACTTCAAAATAGGTAAACTAAGCATTCCACTCAATCATGTTTTCTATCAAAAGCCATTTTGAATAGGCATGTGTCTCATGtgtataattaaagaaaatgaaaattaaatttAACGTGTACAAAAGAATAATGTAGATGTAAATAAACTTTTTAGATTCCTCTCATCTTTATagttattaataattgataattaATTCACCCCACTAATTTAACATCTAACTCCTTTCTTAAATGATAATTTTTGGGCTTTTCACTCCATTATTTTTGCTACCTATTATCCATGTcaataagattgagatcctcgcaaCTTCAATTTCATTCTATGAGTGTTATTATTCTAAGGAAAAATGATGATTAAAAAAACAACACATATCAAAATAAAGCATACatttgaaagtttttgaaatactaattttttttatgaacctaaaaacaattagtcatttacattcatgttgtcaatcttatagttagtttataatatagtattgagTCGAATGAATAGAGTATTTGTTTAAGTAATTCTAATATTTCTCTTCTTAgtcttctttcttcaataaacCATCCCTACATAAAAAAAAATCACTTAGTCATTAATtttgttattaatttaagtttctcTTAAATAA
Encoded here:
- the LOC141600583 gene encoding auxin-binding protein ABP19a-like is translated as MFFSIIIALVLFTSSSYANQIEFDYCVADPTLPHRPSGYSCKDPTKVTTDDFSYSGLRTPANTSNIFKFGVSYALLDQFPALNGLGLSMVRADIDVGGAGPIHAHRVAELAIVTEGTIIAGFIDTNNKPFYKTMEKGDLFVVPPALAHFQVNVGKMPAVVYAAFASPNPGVQAVDLALFKNDLPTEIIQKVTLLDVTQIKKLKNAFGGTN